A single Euzebya sp. DNA region contains:
- a CDS encoding ATP-binding protein — MTTTSGSPRPPAELAGLELLPDPAVAVDAHGVIAYANPLARRLLADGGGELVGAPAPRTLRLRTEDGSDWWSCAEPLAGDATVIRRLAEQELNLQVGSTNRAVAVNGTRLTTGPLAGGLLLTVRRAEARRRRDTARSDLVSTVSHELRSPLTSVKGFTKTLLAKWDRFSDDQKKQMLATVNEDADRVTRLLGELLAVSRIDAGRLQLKRQMVRLPQLIDGVVTRTAAGIGQGRAVDVVVGDVPDLYADPDRLEQVLGNLLENAIKYTDGPIEIAAEEGADVVTVTVSDHGAGIEPEVRNAVFTKFYRRPGEKRQGTGLGLYITKGLVEAHGGEIWVTSDVGRGSTFAFTIPKGGLELAGIDMDALRASVMTTQDSVASPSSHGSPNGPPQ, encoded by the coding sequence ATGACCACCACGTCGGGATCGCCACGACCGCCAGCCGAGCTCGCTGGCCTGGAGCTCCTGCCCGACCCGGCGGTCGCCGTGGACGCCCACGGGGTGATCGCGTACGCCAACCCCCTGGCGCGGCGGCTGCTCGCCGACGGCGGCGGCGAGCTCGTCGGCGCCCCGGCGCCCCGCACGCTGCGCCTGCGCACCGAGGACGGGTCGGACTGGTGGAGCTGCGCCGAGCCCCTGGCCGGCGACGCGACGGTGATCCGGCGCCTCGCCGAGCAGGAGCTGAACCTGCAGGTCGGCTCCACGAACCGGGCGGTCGCGGTCAACGGCACGCGGCTGACCACCGGCCCGCTGGCCGGGGGGCTGCTGCTCACCGTGCGGCGCGCCGAGGCGCGCCGGCGACGTGACACCGCGCGCAGCGACCTCGTGTCCACCGTCAGCCACGAGCTGCGCAGCCCGCTGACCAGCGTGAAGGGGTTCACGAAGACGCTCCTCGCGAAGTGGGACCGGTTCAGCGACGACCAGAAGAAGCAGATGCTGGCGACGGTCAACGAGGACGCGGACCGGGTGACCCGCCTGCTGGGCGAGCTGCTGGCCGTGTCCCGGATCGACGCCGGCCGCCTGCAGCTCAAGCGGCAGATGGTGCGCCTGCCCCAGCTCATCGACGGGGTGGTGACCCGCACCGCCGCCGGGATCGGCCAGGGTCGCGCGGTCGACGTCGTCGTCGGCGACGTGCCCGACCTCTACGCCGACCCCGACCGCCTCGAGCAGGTCCTCGGCAACCTCCTCGAGAACGCGATCAAGTACACCGACGGGCCGATCGAGATCGCCGCGGAGGAGGGGGCGGACGTCGTCACCGTGACCGTCAGCGATCACGGGGCGGGCATCGAGCCGGAGGTCCGCAACGCCGTCTTCACGAAGTTCTACCGCCGCCCGGGTGAGAAGCGGCAGGGCACCGGCCTCGGCCTCTACATCACCAAGGGCCTCGTGGAGGCGCACGGCGGCGAGATCTGGGTCACCTCCGACGTCGGACGCGGGTCCACCTTCGCCTTCACGATCCCGAAGGGCGGCCTCGAGCTCGCCGGCATCGACATGGACGCCCTCCGCGCCAGCGTGATGACGACCCAGGACAGCGTCGCCTCCCCCTCCTCCCACGGATCTCCGAACGGACCGCCGCAGTGA
- the pheS gene encoding phenylalanine--tRNA ligase subunit alpha, with protein MNDTAQPLTETLEALGSEALAAIAAAPDLDALDEVRQTFMGKKGRVSLIKRQLGGLDHEDRRVVGQAVNDVNARFAAAFDARRTQLELERDAEILAAESIDITLPPRVPRTGSLHPLRQTLDAILDVFVGLGYEVVTGPEVESDWFNFDALNTPMDHPARTLQDTIYVQGLDEAPRRDDGTTGLLLRTQTSPMQIRTMLDREPPVYVAVPGRVYRQDTPDATHLPVFHQIEGLALDTDLSLADLYGTLMAFARALVGEDVQLRFRPHYFPFTEPSAELDAWVPDGRGGGRWTELLGSGMVHPNVLAAGGHDPEVVQGFAFGIGIERTAMVRYGVPDLRLFADNDIRLLSSF; from the coding sequence GTGAACGACACCGCCCAGCCGCTGACCGAGACCCTCGAGGCGCTCGGGTCCGAGGCGCTGGCCGCCATCGCCGCCGCCCCCGACCTCGACGCGCTCGACGAGGTCCGCCAGACCTTCATGGGCAAGAAGGGCCGGGTCAGCCTCATCAAGCGCCAGCTCGGCGGCCTCGACCACGAGGACCGGAGAGTCGTCGGCCAGGCCGTCAACGACGTGAACGCCCGGTTCGCCGCGGCGTTCGACGCCCGCCGGACCCAGCTCGAGCTCGAGCGGGACGCCGAGATCCTGGCGGCCGAGTCGATCGACATCACCCTGCCGCCCCGCGTGCCGCGGACCGGGTCGCTCCACCCGCTGCGCCAGACCCTCGACGCGATCCTCGACGTGTTCGTCGGGCTCGGCTACGAGGTCGTCACCGGCCCGGAGGTCGAGTCGGACTGGTTCAACTTCGACGCCCTCAACACGCCGATGGACCACCCGGCCCGCACCCTGCAGGACACGATCTACGTCCAGGGGCTGGACGAGGCCCCCCGCCGAGATGACGGCACGACCGGCCTGCTGCTCCGGACCCAGACCTCCCCGATGCAGATCCGGACCATGCTCGACCGCGAGCCGCCGGTGTACGTGGCGGTCCCCGGCCGCGTGTACCGCCAGGACACGCCGGACGCGACCCACCTGCCGGTCTTCCACCAGATCGAGGGGCTGGCGCTCGACACCGACCTCTCCCTCGCCGACCTGTACGGGACGCTGATGGCCTTCGCCCGGGCGCTGGTCGGCGAGGACGTGCAGCTGCGCTTCCGCCCCCACTACTTCCCGTTCACCGAGCCGTCGGCCGAGCTCGACGCCTGGGTCCCCGACGGCCGCGGCGGCGGGCGCTGGACCGAGCTGCTGGGCTCCGGCATGGTGCACCCGAACGTGCTCGCGGCCGGCGGCCACGACCCCGAGGTCGTGCAGGGGTTCGCGTTCGGCATCGGCATCGAGCGGACCGCGATGGTGCGCTACGGCGTGCCGGACCTGCGGCTCTTCGCCGACAACGACATCCGGCTGCTGTCCAGCTTCTAG
- the pheT gene encoding phenylalanine--tRNA ligase subunit beta: MRVPISWLYEYVDLDQSPERLADTLTLGGLEVDAVHRPTAGTRGVRVVEVVEVGDVPGSDKLSLVQADDGEQVWEIVCGARNFTVGDRVPAALPGAVLPGGFEIGRKQLMGVTSNGMLASARELGVGDDHTGIWLLGPDAPVGADLTGWLDLDEAVLDIELTPDRGYGASLWGLARDLSALTGAELRIPELAGNPDGDPGIGVTIDEGSGCRRWDGRGIAGVSVRPSPALVQKRLALAGMRPISNVVDATNYAMLETGYPVHAYDTSLLTGDLVVRPAEPGETLTTLDGVARTLDGEDVVIADASGPIGLAGIMGGEATEINALTTDLYVEVAAWDPVKVLRTGRRHQLFTEARSRFERTVSAQWLPAGASRVNDLIVEWAGGTVVGGHDHHVIRDQRPKIALRSERIRSLLGIDVDADAQADLLRRIGCTVKGEGPERTVTPPPYRPDLTIEADLAEEVARLHGYDKITPTVPSTGRAGRRSPEDLAALAIRRALAGAGWTEALLYPFIADEDLAALGLSPDDPRRRTVKLVNPLSKEESVLRTTLLPGLLATVRRNVNRQQGDVALFETGHVFVPPSADHPAADSGTEGVSLPAEPDHLALVACGAFEVRRHDRSARQVDVADVLGAVEVIRHTVGADALSVERTTEMPFHPGRAARVSFGGTPVGVVGELHPRVCDAFEVPRRTVAAELRLDVIVAGGAALPTATVPSSLPSLRFDVAALVDADLDHATLRTAVAEAAGDRLTAIELFDVFAGEQLGEGKKSLAFSLVLDDPETQLTDAEEAAAIERIATAIERLGGEMRGGPARS, encoded by the coding sequence ATGCGCGTCCCCATCTCGTGGCTGTACGAGTACGTCGACCTCGACCAGTCGCCCGAGCGGCTGGCCGACACCCTCACCCTGGGCGGGCTCGAGGTCGACGCCGTCCACCGGCCCACGGCCGGCACCCGCGGCGTCCGGGTCGTCGAGGTCGTCGAGGTCGGCGACGTGCCCGGCTCGGACAAGCTGTCGCTGGTCCAGGCCGACGACGGCGAGCAGGTCTGGGAGATCGTCTGCGGCGCGCGCAACTTCACCGTCGGCGACCGGGTCCCCGCCGCACTGCCCGGGGCGGTCCTGCCGGGCGGGTTCGAGATCGGCCGCAAGCAGCTGATGGGGGTCACCTCGAACGGGATGCTGGCGAGCGCCCGGGAGCTCGGCGTCGGCGACGACCACACCGGCATCTGGCTGCTCGGCCCCGACGCGCCCGTCGGCGCGGACCTGACCGGCTGGCTGGACCTCGACGAGGCCGTCCTCGACATCGAGCTCACCCCGGACCGCGGGTACGGCGCGTCGTTGTGGGGGCTCGCCCGCGACCTGTCGGCGCTCACCGGCGCCGAGCTGCGCATCCCCGAGCTGGCTGGCAACCCCGACGGCGACCCGGGCATCGGCGTGACCATCGACGAGGGGTCGGGCTGCCGGCGCTGGGACGGCCGCGGCATCGCGGGCGTGTCGGTCCGGCCGTCGCCCGCGCTGGTGCAGAAGCGGCTGGCGCTGGCCGGGATGCGCCCGATCTCGAACGTCGTCGACGCCACCAACTACGCGATGCTCGAGACGGGGTACCCGGTCCACGCCTACGACACGTCGCTGCTGACCGGCGACCTGGTCGTGCGGCCGGCCGAGCCGGGCGAGACCCTCACCACCCTCGACGGGGTGGCGCGCACCCTGGACGGCGAGGACGTCGTCATCGCCGACGCGTCCGGACCCATCGGCCTGGCAGGGATCATGGGTGGCGAGGCGACCGAGATCAACGCGCTCACCACCGACCTCTACGTCGAGGTCGCCGCCTGGGACCCGGTCAAGGTGCTGCGGACCGGCCGCCGCCACCAGCTGTTCACCGAGGCGCGGTCCCGCTTCGAGCGGACCGTTTCCGCCCAGTGGCTGCCCGCCGGCGCGTCCCGGGTCAACGACCTGATCGTCGAGTGGGCCGGCGGCACCGTCGTGGGCGGCCACGACCACCACGTCATCCGCGACCAGCGGCCCAAGATCGCCCTGCGCAGCGAGCGCATCCGCTCGCTGCTCGGCATCGACGTCGACGCCGACGCGCAGGCGGACCTGCTCCGCCGCATCGGGTGCACCGTGAAGGGCGAGGGACCCGAGCGGACCGTGACGCCGCCGCCGTACCGCCCCGACCTCACCATCGAGGCGGACCTGGCCGAGGAGGTCGCCCGGCTGCACGGCTACGACAAGATCACCCCGACCGTGCCGTCGACGGGCCGCGCAGGGCGCCGGTCGCCGGAGGACCTCGCGGCCCTCGCGATCCGGCGGGCGCTCGCGGGCGCCGGCTGGACCGAGGCGCTGCTGTACCCCTTCATCGCCGACGAGGACCTGGCCGCGCTCGGCCTCTCGCCCGACGACCCGCGCCGGCGGACCGTGAAGCTGGTCAACCCCCTCAGCAAGGAGGAGTCGGTGCTGCGCACCACCCTCCTCCCCGGCCTCCTCGCCACCGTCCGCCGGAACGTCAACCGCCAGCAGGGTGACGTGGCGCTGTTCGAGACCGGCCACGTGTTCGTGCCCCCCAGCGCCGACCACCCCGCGGCCGACAGCGGCACCGAGGGTGTCTCGCTGCCCGCCGAGCCGGATCACCTGGCCCTCGTGGCCTGCGGCGCGTTCGAGGTGCGACGCCACGACCGGTCCGCCCGGCAGGTCGACGTCGCCGACGTCCTCGGCGCGGTCGAGGTGATCCGCCACACCGTCGGCGCGGACGCCCTGTCGGTCGAGCGGACCACCGAGATGCCGTTCCACCCGGGCCGCGCGGCGCGGGTCTCGTTCGGGGGGACGCCCGTGGGCGTGGTCGGTGAGCTCCACCCGCGGGTGTGCGACGCCTTCGAGGTGCCGCGCCGCACCGTGGCCGCTGAGCTCCGCCTCGACGTCATCGTCGCGGGCGGGGCGGCCCTGCCGACGGCGACGGTCCCCTCGTCCCTCCCCAGCCTGCGCTTCGACGTCGCGGCCCTGGTCGACGCCGACCTCGACCACGCGACACTGCGCACGGCCGTCGCCGAGGCGGCGGGGGACCGCCTCACGGCGATCGAGCTGTTCGACGTCTTCGCCGGCGAGCAGCTGGGGGAGGGGAAGAAGTCCCTCGCCTTCAGCCTCGTCCTCGACGACCCGGAGACCCAGCTCACCGACGCGGAGGAGGCCGCCGCGATCGAGCGGATCGCGACCGCGATCGAGCGGCTGGGCGGGGAGATGCGGGGCGGCCCGGCGCGCAGCTGA
- a CDS encoding DUF2277 domain-containing protein: protein MCRNITELRGLEPPATEDEITAAARQYIRKVTGIRSPNAVVSPGYEAAVAQVAEVTSALLADLPDRRQPPQTVPPLRRPQVRARMGLPPFEG from the coding sequence ATGTGCCGCAACATCACCGAGCTGCGGGGCCTCGAGCCCCCGGCGACCGAGGACGAGATCACCGCAGCCGCCCGCCAGTACATCCGCAAGGTGACCGGCATCCGGTCGCCGAACGCCGTGGTGTCGCCCGGCTACGAGGCCGCCGTCGCGCAGGTCGCCGAGGTCACCAGCGCCCTGCTGGCCGACCTGCCCGACCGACGGCAACCGCCGCAGACCGTGCCGCCCCTGCGCCGCCCGCAGGTCCGCGCCCGGATGGGCCTGCCGCCCTTCGAGGGTTGA
- a CDS encoding ROK family protein: MGSVIGVDLGGTKILVAAVDETGSATEHIKHATPTEGPEAVVELIVESVLELDPEPAAIGLGVPGPVIDGIVLEAPNLVGWGRDVPLADMISPRIGGAPVVVGNDANLGTLGEARHGAGQGSTDVLGCWLGTGVGGGLVLDGRMHQGVHGVAGELGHVPVAKANPRRCACGRWGCLEAYAGRAGMESAIDRFRAEGRLTRIPEIMAEKGKDRITSSVWKAAWKDRDEVAVVIIEEAVAALSVALGGALNILDVDTVVFGGGLTEKFGQDHVDWIAEATRPRLMAPDVERRWVVATLGDDAGVVGAAELARSVTLAV, encoded by the coding sequence ATGGGATCTGTGATCGGTGTGGACCTGGGCGGCACCAAGATCTTGGTGGCCGCCGTCGACGAGACCGGCAGCGCGACCGAGCACATCAAGCACGCGACACCGACGGAGGGGCCGGAGGCGGTCGTCGAGCTGATCGTCGAGTCGGTCCTCGAGCTCGACCCGGAGCCGGCGGCGATCGGCCTCGGCGTGCCCGGTCCGGTGATCGACGGGATCGTGCTGGAGGCCCCGAACCTGGTCGGGTGGGGGCGTGACGTCCCGTTGGCGGACATGATCTCCCCCCGGATCGGCGGGGCCCCGGTCGTGGTGGGCAACGACGCGAACCTCGGCACGCTCGGCGAGGCCCGCCACGGTGCGGGGCAGGGCAGCACGGACGTGCTGGGCTGCTGGCTCGGCACGGGCGTCGGCGGTGGGCTGGTCCTCGACGGGCGCATGCACCAGGGCGTGCACGGCGTGGCCGGCGAGCTCGGGCACGTGCCGGTCGCCAAGGCCAACCCCCGGCGCTGCGCCTGCGGGCGGTGGGGCTGCCTGGAGGCCTACGCCGGCCGTGCGGGCATGGAGTCCGCGATCGACCGGTTCCGCGCCGAGGGCCGGTTGACCCGGATCCCGGAGATCATGGCGGAGAAGGGCAAGGACCGCATCACGTCGAGCGTCTGGAAGGCCGCCTGGAAGGACCGTGACGAGGTCGCGGTCGTCATCATCGAGGAGGCCGTCGCCGCCCTCAGCGTGGCCCTCGGCGGGGCGCTCAACATCCTCGACGTCGACACCGTGGTCTTCGGCGGCGGGCTGACCGAGAAGTTCGGGCAGGACCACGTCGACTGGATCGCCGAGGCGACCAGGCCACGGCTCATGGCGCCCGACGTCGAGCGTCGCTGGGTCGTGGCGACCCTGGGCGACGACGCCGGCGTAGTCGGCGCGGCCGAGCTGGCCCGCTCAGTGACCCTGGCGGTCTGA
- a CDS encoding thiamine pyrophosphate-dependent enzyme gives MRSRVDIVSERLVQALARAPEAHSPLADAQPITGSLTAAGARDLLADMLTSRSLDVAARRLKATGHSYYTISSAGHEVNAVVGALTRPTDPAFLHYRSGGFVMARSRQVPGTDAVGDTVRSFTAAADDPIAQGRHKVWGSVPLWIPPQTSTIASHLPKAVGTAVAIERARRLGYVLDVPEDAIVVCSFGDASANHASALAGINAARYAQRRGARAPVLFVCEDNGLGISVDTPRRWIASTFGDLPHLRYVHARGEVDEVWATVEDAVAWCRRSRAPVFLHLDTVRLWGHAGSDVESTYRTAEAIRADEDRDPLAQAGRRLVALGALSAVDAAMLVAEVDEHVQSTADRLAGGATLTDRATVVAPLAPHSPDEVAVDARGALDPAARAAVWEGALPEDANAPPRRTMAAHINAALHDELARRPEALVFGEDVGRKGGVYHVTAGLQARFGLDRVFDTLLDETTILGMAQGAGLLGFLPIPEIQYLAYVHNALDQVRGEAASLSFFSAGQFTNPMVIRIAGLAYQKGFGGHFHNDNAIGALRDIPGLAIACPSRGDDAARMLRTAVAMAAVDGRVVAFLEPIALYHEKDLHAEGDGRWLFGYPPPGADPLLPGEVGVYPAAEGAEPALTIATYGNGVRMSLQAARRLAALDVHTEVVDLRWLNPLPVEAVAERAAATGRVLVVDECRATGGGIADALVAGLVEGGADAVIRTVRAADSYVPLGPAADTVLVGVDEIVTAGITVSRRRG, from the coding sequence ATGCGGTCACGCGTCGACATCGTCTCCGAGCGGCTGGTGCAGGCCCTGGCACGGGCCCCCGAGGCGCACAGCCCGCTGGCGGACGCCCAGCCGATCACCGGATCGCTCACCGCCGCCGGGGCGCGCGACCTGCTGGCCGACATGCTCACCTCGCGGTCCCTCGACGTGGCGGCGCGGCGGCTGAAGGCGACCGGGCACTCCTACTACACGATCTCCTCGGCGGGCCACGAGGTGAACGCGGTGGTCGGTGCGCTGACCCGGCCGACCGACCCGGCGTTCCTGCACTACCGCTCCGGCGGGTTCGTCATGGCCCGCAGCCGCCAGGTCCCCGGCACCGACGCGGTCGGCGACACCGTCCGGTCCTTCACCGCCGCCGCCGACGACCCGATCGCCCAGGGCCGCCACAAGGTCTGGGGCTCGGTGCCGCTGTGGATCCCGCCGCAGACCTCCACGATCGCGAGCCACCTGCCCAAAGCGGTCGGCACCGCCGTCGCGATCGAACGGGCCCGGCGGCTCGGGTACGTCCTCGACGTCCCCGAGGACGCCATCGTCGTGTGCAGCTTCGGGGACGCCTCCGCCAACCACGCCTCGGCGCTGGCCGGCATCAACGCCGCACGGTACGCCCAACGGCGCGGGGCCCGCGCGCCGGTGCTGTTCGTCTGCGAGGACAACGGGCTCGGCATCAGCGTCGACACCCCCCGCCGGTGGATCGCCAGCACCTTCGGCGACCTGCCGCACCTGCGCTACGTCCACGCCCGCGGAGAGGTCGACGAGGTGTGGGCCACCGTCGAGGACGCCGTCGCCTGGTGCCGGCGGTCGCGCGCCCCGGTGTTCCTCCACCTCGACACCGTCCGCCTGTGGGGCCACGCCGGCTCCGACGTCGAGTCGACCTACCGCACGGCCGAGGCGATCCGCGCCGACGAGGACCGCGACCCCCTCGCCCAGGCCGGCCGGCGCCTGGTCGCCCTCGGCGCCCTCAGCGCCGTCGACGCGGCGATGCTCGTCGCCGAGGTCGACGAGCACGTCCAGTCGACCGCGGACCGGTTGGCGGGCGGGGCCACCCTCACCGACCGCGCGACGGTGGTGGCGCCGCTCGCACCGCACTCACCGGACGAGGTGGCCGTGGACGCACGTGGCGCCCTCGACCCGGCGGCCCGTGCGGCCGTGTGGGAGGGGGCGCTGCCCGAGGACGCGAACGCCCCGCCCCGGCGCACCATGGCGGCGCACATCAACGCGGCCCTGCACGACGAGCTTGCCCGCCGACCCGAGGCGCTGGTCTTCGGCGAGGACGTCGGGCGCAAGGGCGGCGTCTACCACGTGACCGCGGGGCTCCAGGCCCGGTTCGGGCTGGACCGGGTCTTCGACACGCTCCTCGACGAGACCACCATCCTGGGCATGGCCCAGGGCGCCGGCCTGCTCGGGTTCCTCCCGATCCCCGAGATCCAGTACCTCGCCTACGTCCACAACGCCCTCGACCAGGTCCGTGGCGAGGCGGCGTCGCTGTCGTTCTTCTCCGCCGGCCAGTTCACCAACCCGATGGTGATCCGCATCGCCGGCCTGGCCTACCAGAAGGGGTTCGGCGGCCACTTCCACAACGACAACGCGATCGGCGCGCTGCGGGACATCCCGGGCCTCGCGATCGCCTGCCCGTCGCGCGGCGACGATGCCGCCCGGATGTTGCGGACCGCCGTGGCGATGGCGGCCGTCGACGGTCGGGTCGTGGCGTTCCTCGAGCCGATCGCGCTGTACCACGAGAAGGACCTGCACGCCGAGGGGGACGGCCGCTGGCTCTTCGGCTACCCGCCCCCGGGCGCCGATCCGCTGCTGCCCGGCGAGGTCGGGGTCTACCCGGCGGCGGAGGGCGCGGAGCCCGCGCTCACGATCGCGACGTACGGCAACGGGGTCCGGATGTCGCTGCAGGCGGCCCGGCGTCTGGCTGCCCTGGACGTCCACACCGAGGTCGTCGACCTGCGCTGGCTGAACCCGCTGCCCGTCGAGGCGGTGGCAGAGCGGGCGGCCGCGACCGGACGGGTGCTGGTGGTGGACGAGTGCCGCGCGACCGGCGGGGGCATCGCCGATGCGCTGGTCGCCGGGCTGGTGGAGGGCGGGGCGGACGCCGTGATCCGGACGGTCCGCGCCGCCGACTCCTACGTGCCCCTCGGTCCGGCGGCCGACACGGTCCTGGTCGGCGTCGACGAGATCGTGACCGCCGGGATCACCGTCAGCCGCCGCCGGGGGTAG
- a CDS encoding RDD family protein, with product MADGPHRSPVDRLVGPVRDAILDQIDPDDILARVDPNAVLDRVDPNALLDRVDPDALLDRVDPDRLLERVDVNRLLDRVDVDRLLDRVDVDRLMDRVDVDRVVRRVDVDRIVAASTGGMLARLVDIARRQVVGLDTILVRTVLRLRGIDLTTIPDGPPALVEDGGERGRYEVTGRYAGPVSRLLANGADVAAAFGLFTALSAGAGYLASLLLGIEFDPQGVSGSWGTAALVVVLFAYSWLSVAVAGRTPAMAVLGLRVVSRQGRPLSTTRAAIRTLVLPLSALAFGLGFLGLLLSRERLGWHDLAAGSTVVYDWGDRPASLPTPLGDWLERHAHDDTPAHDTSAHDTPAHDPPGDEPGV from the coding sequence ATGGCCGACGGTCCGCACCGCTCTCCCGTCGACCGGCTGGTCGGGCCGGTCCGCGACGCGATCCTCGACCAGATCGACCCCGACGACATCCTCGCCCGGGTCGACCCGAACGCGGTGCTCGACCGCGTCGACCCCAACGCCCTGCTCGACCGGGTGGATCCGGACGCGCTGCTGGACCGCGTCGATCCCGACCGGCTGCTTGAGCGGGTCGACGTCAACCGGCTGCTCGACCGGGTCGATGTGGACCGGCTGCTGGACCGCGTCGACGTCGACCGGCTCATGGACCGGGTCGATGTGGACCGGGTGGTCCGACGGGTGGACGTGGACCGGATCGTCGCGGCCTCGACCGGCGGGATGCTGGCGCGGCTGGTCGACATCGCCCGCCGCCAGGTCGTCGGCCTGGACACGATCCTGGTCCGCACCGTCCTCCGGCTCCGCGGGATCGACCTGACCACGATCCCGGACGGCCCGCCGGCCCTGGTCGAGGACGGTGGCGAGCGCGGCCGCTACGAGGTGACCGGCCGCTACGCCGGGCCGGTCAGCCGGCTGCTCGCGAACGGCGCGGACGTGGCCGCCGCGTTCGGGCTGTTCACCGCGCTGTCCGCGGGCGCGGGCTACCTGGCCTCGCTGCTGCTCGGGATCGAGTTCGACCCGCAGGGCGTGTCGGGCAGCTGGGGCACCGCGGCGCTCGTGGTGGTCCTGTTCGCCTACAGCTGGCTGTCGGTGGCCGTGGCGGGGCGCACGCCGGCGATGGCCGTCCTCGGGTTGCGGGTGGTCTCGCGGCAGGGGCGTCCCCTGTCCACGACGCGCGCGGCGATCCGGACCCTGGTCCTGCCCCTCAGCGCGCTGGCGTTCGGGCTCGGGTTCCTCGGCCTGCTCCTCAGCCGCGAGCGGCTGGGCTGGCACGACCTCGCCGCCGGCTCCACGGTCGTCTACGACTGGGGCGACCGGCCGGCGAGCCTGCCCACCCCGCTGGGCGACTGGCTGGAGCGCCATGCCCACGACGACACACCGGCCCATGACACATCGGCCCACGACACCCCGGCCCACGACCCACCGGGAGACGAGCCGGGCGTCTGA
- a CDS encoding O-antigen ligase family protein: protein MATLVEERTGLAPVSADAGRPVALAVVALAVLSVVAVDPWGFVPHGPLRWASTTTALLTAVALTRGTLHLPRGMATAWLVLLAALGVSAATGLDPLHAWIGTPDRRMGWLAWLGLAAAWVVGTTLWPHRRTVLRGLVVAGGLLVLGAGADALGWLPDDGVTGRIGGTYGQPAHLAAMCTLLLPVAVGVALARDDPPPWRGGAAVVTVGLVITTLATQTRGAWIGLLVASALVARPAADRVRSRPLVAVAVGVVAGAVVLLTPIGARVVAAFDLEDGGTAGGRLAEWAVAARVVADHPWTGVGPEGYRIAFPAAVDVGYAATYGRDVITDRAHNGLLDVTVAGGLPAGAAHLVLTALALRLAWRARSDLDTRTAGIAVAVVAYVVQQQALFPLAEVDPVHWVLVGLLTARDLTARDLTGHETPPTVGLRAAALRLPALALLVAVVAAGTLGVVADHRMARAADLAVPPTTGRALAVADAAVRLRPDDIRLRFAAARIAARGGRIVDVDAALDRIDAGLELSPRDPALRAERADLLLERARRSGLPGDLTAAVTTARTEVAADPTDPAAHVRLGTVLAYAGEHDQASRAADAAAAIDPDADGIAALRALLALDLDAADGS from the coding sequence GTGGCCACACTCGTCGAGGAGCGCACGGGGCTCGCGCCGGTCTCCGCGGACGCCGGGCGACCGGTCGCGCTCGCGGTCGTCGCGCTCGCGGTGCTGAGCGTCGTGGCCGTGGACCCGTGGGGGTTCGTGCCGCACGGGCCGCTCCGCTGGGCCAGCACGACCACGGCGTTGCTGACCGCCGTCGCCCTGACCCGGGGGACCCTCCACCTGCCGCGCGGCATGGCCACGGCCTGGCTGGTGCTGCTGGCCGCGCTGGGTGTCTCCGCGGCGACCGGCCTGGACCCCCTCCACGCGTGGATCGGGACCCCCGACCGCCGGATGGGCTGGCTCGCCTGGTTGGGCCTGGCCGCGGCCTGGGTGGTTGGCACGACGCTGTGGCCGCACCGCCGCACCGTCCTGCGGGGACTGGTCGTCGCCGGCGGGCTGCTCGTCCTCGGGGCCGGTGCCGACGCCCTCGGCTGGCTCCCCGATGACGGGGTCACCGGCAGGATCGGCGGCACCTACGGCCAGCCGGCGCACCTCGCGGCGATGTGCACCCTCCTCCTGCCCGTCGCGGTCGGGGTTGCCCTGGCCCGTGACGACCCACCTCCGTGGAGGGGTGGCGCTGCCGTCGTCACCGTCGGGCTGGTGATCACGACGCTGGCCACCCAGACCCGCGGCGCCTGGATCGGGCTGCTCGTGGCGAGCGCGCTGGTCGCCCGGCCGGCAGCCGACCGCGTGCGATCCCGCCCTCTCGTCGCGGTCGCGGTCGGGGTCGTGGCGGGCGCGGTCGTGCTCCTGACGCCCATCGGGGCGAGGGTCGTCGCGGCGTTCGACCTCGAGGACGGCGGGACGGCGGGGGGCCGCCTCGCGGAGTGGGCCGTGGCCGCACGCGTCGTCGCGGACCACCCCTGGACCGGCGTGGGGCCCGAGGGGTACCGCATCGCCTTCCCCGCCGCCGTCGACGTGGGCTACGCGGCCACCTACGGCCGCGACGTCATCACCGACCGCGCCCACAACGGCCTGCTGGACGTCACCGTCGCCGGGGGGCTCCCCGCCGGCGCCGCCCACCTGGTCCTGACCGCGCTGGCCCTGCGCCTCGCCTGGCGCGCCCGGTCCGACCTCGACACCCGGACGGCGGGTATCGCCGTCGCCGTCGTGGCGTACGTCGTCCAGCAGCAGGCGCTCTTCCCGCTGGCCGAGGTGGATCCGGTCCACTGGGTCCTCGTCGGGCTCCTGACCGCCCGCGACCTGACCGCCCGCGACCTGACCGGCCACGAGACCCCGCCGACGGTCGGTCTGCGCGCCGCGGCCCTCCGGCTGCCCGCCCTGGCGCTTCTGGTCGCCGTGGTCGCCGCGGGCACCCTCGGCGTCGTCGCCGACCACCGGATGGCGAGGGCAGCCGACCTCGCGGTCCCGCCCACGACCGGGCGGGCGCTCGCGGTGGCCGACGCCGCGGTCCGACTGCGGCCCGACGACATCCGCCTGCGCTTCGCCGCAGCGCGGATCGCGGCACGCGGGGGCCGGATCGTCGACGTGGACGCCGCCCTCGATCGCATCGACGCCGGTCTGGAGTTGAGCCCTCGCGACCCCGCCCTGCGCGCAGAGCGCGCCGACCTCCTCCTCGAGCGGGCCCGGCGATCCGGCCTGCCGGGCGACCTGACCGCCGCCGTGACCACCGCCCGGACCGAGGTGGCGGCCGACCCGACCGATCCCGCAGCCCACGTCCGGCTGGGCACGGTCCTCGCCTAC